Below is a genomic region from Candidatus Anaeroferrophillus wilburensis.
GACAAAGGAGCAGGCGATGCCAACGGCAACCACACCGAACACCAGAAAAATGACGATGGCCATGGAGATGTACTGCAGATCAATGAGCTGCCGCAGGTCCGGCATCAGCATTTCCCAGGAGTCAAATTGGTAGCTCTCCGGCCATTGCTGCCGATAGGCGGCAATGATGTCCCTGGTGTCTTGGCCGCGCTGGAGAAAAACCGCTGCCGACCAGGTGAGGTCCCGCATCGGCAACAGGAACAACGGGCAGAATGCGACTCCATGATCCAGCTGATCAATGTTGGTCTGGTAGATGCCGGTCACCGTCAGTTCCAAAAAACCGGCCAGGGCAGGGGAGCGGAATTGCAGGACGTTACCCACATGAATGCCCAGCTCCTCGGCAATGGGTCTGCTGATCAGCACTTGGGCAGTGCCGCTTTGCAGGTAGCTTCCGGCAACAATCTTTTTCGGCAGAGCGGTCATGGCACTTTCGCGGCGGGGATCGACAGCGCACATCATCAGGGGTTTGTCAAGATTTCCGCGGGTGACAACTCCCGGCAGGCAGACCCGCTTCAAAACCCCTTCAACTCCATCGACCATCAGGTCCTCGGGCACAACCGAAGCGGCCAGCTTATGGCCGCTAATATGCCCCGAAAACAGTCCAATGGTATTCCGGAGCATGGCGTCGTTGACGCCGACCGCCAGGGCTGAAAGAAAAATCAGCGCCGCCACTGCGGTGATTACCATGATGGACAGGGATGCGGTGGAACGACCGGAGCGGATGAGAAACAGCAAAGCGACGCGGGCCCAGAAGCCAATACCGTTGATTCTCATTACCGTGCCATCCCCATGAACCGGTCGGCGCCGATTCGCTCTTTAAGAAACTGACTTGCCGGGGTTACCAGGGACTGATGGTCGGCGGAAAAAAGCAGGGAGAGGCCGCTTGCCAGAAACCGGCTGGCGGTTGCGGCTGCCTCTGACAGGCTTGCGGGGAAATCAGTTGTCAGATCCACGGTCAGCAGCTGGCGTCCCCGGGCGGCGAGCAGTTCCTGCAGCCGCTTTTTTTCCACCTGGTTCTGGCTGTGATGGATCAGCGAGACCAGGAAATTGTGCCGTTTACGCTCCAGATCAGAAGTGAAATCCACCATGTCATCCATGACCTGGCAGCCCATACCGGTACGGTAGAGTCCCTGCAGCAGTGGCGTAACGCTGGACTCATCCATCTCCTCAATGGCCAGGGGAATATCCCACGGGCAGGTGAACAGCATTCCTGTTTTGTGGTGATGGACCGTTTGCAGCAGCTCATCCGGGGCGATAATAGTCGTTATACCCGCTTCCTCCGAAGCCTCCTGGACACCGCTTCTGGTCATTGTCCGCATTGATGCGCTTGT
It encodes:
- a CDS encoding class 1 isoprenoid biosynthesis enzyme, which gives rise to MKTLSGELRAGLADYWQIADDILRQGGVELKPPGEADFSFKRNFFSLLFLYSFHRARLPKPRRILYAAALQCLRGMVTGCDNLLDDEYKKTLDTDIPETALRFRSVIDIMVSDRVLFQLLLEACRRQEITMDQVAAATSASMRTMTRSGVQEASEEAGITTIIAPDELLQTVHHHKTGMLFTCPWDIPLAIEEMDESSVTPLLQGLYRTGMGCQVMDDMVDFTSDLERKRHNFLVSLIHHSQNQVEKKRLQELLAARGRQLLTVDLTTDFPASLSEAAATASRFLASGLSLLFSADHQSLVTPASQFLKERIGADRFMGMAR
- a CDS encoding ABC transporter permease, with protein sequence MRINGIGFWARVALLFLIRSGRSTASLSIMVITAVAALIFLSALAVGVNDAMLRNTIGLFSGHISGHKLAASVVPEDLMVDGVEGVLKRVCLPGVVTRGNLDKPLMMCAVDPRRESAMTALPKKIVAGSYLQSGTAQVLISRPIAEELGIHVGNVLQFRSPALAGFLELTVTGIYQTNIDQLDHGVAFCPLFLLPMRDLTWSAAVFLQRGQDTRDIIAAYRQQWPESYQFDSWEMLMPDLRQLIDLQYISMAIVIFLVFGVVAVGIACSFVIFIIKNIREYGIMKAMGVTTTEMSILIVLKVALMNIIACGVGLLIGLLAVWGIAASGGLDITALTSHNRYFSVSGIIYPRLTVFSLLAPPATALCFSLIAATWPAVLLARKKAAEIIRMI